The window ccCACAAAGACGGCGGTACTCTCCCTCGATACAGTGAGCCTCTAGAAGACAGCCTGTAGGTCCCTAATCTCTCTCTGGtcctctcttgctttttCCTGCCAAATTTTGACTGCTGCGGGTTATATGGGCGGCATGTAACTCTTCGATCCAGGTGCTCAACTTCatacgtgtgcgcgtgtctgctgCGTGTGAGCGTGAGCGCGCAGTCAGCAGCCCCCCTGCCTGCTTGACTTTTATACTCCCGCCTGTCCTCGTGAGAGggggcagaaagagagaagggggaggagacgcaTCTACGCGGTGCAGGCGGCGAGCAGCGTCGTCACACAGATCTCCAGTGCGTGCCACCGGAGCAACTGCATCTGCGCCGCTTGCGACGGCGTGCCGAGGCACACGCGACGCACGTCGAGGCGGGTCATGCTGCGCTGGGCAGCGAGAAGCATAGATTCTGAGATGCCGTAGAAAAGAGCCACCTTCGACGCATCGGCAAGCGCAAAGGCCGAGCCGGTCCAGAAGGGCTCCGTGATGGGGGCAAACGTGTGGGACTGTGCGGTGCTGTTCGTCACCTGTACACAGGCGTGGATGATGGCATCGAGGTTCTCGCCGTCCTGCACCGCAGACGCTACCACGCTGTCAGCCCTCACGTCATCTGTAGCggacacagcagcagggtgCGTACTTCCAGAGTACTTGTAGATAATGACCACGCTGGTTGTCTGTGGCCCGGGGGGGAGCACCTGCAGGATGCGGTCCAAGTTGTGTGAGAGGGACAGTGCAGCGAAGATTTGGCGACTGCTCGAAAGTCGATgggccagctgctgctgctgttggggcggcgacgatggcaGTGATGTATCCGTTGATGCTGAAGATGGCGAAGGCGCCtctgcagagagaagggaaatgGTGGACGGTACTCGAGTTGCCAACGCGTCAGCACTTGCCTCTACCCGAAACAGCGCCACAGCAAGCTGCagcggggagaagaggaaggcatgatccacgacggcggcgtcgatGTGGCGTCGCTTCATCTCAGCGTGAATTGCTGCTGCATTCGTGCAGTCGTGGTAGCAGCGCACGGCAAAGCTGCCTATTCGCAAAGACatcgagggagggaggacggaggaggacgccgtccgctgttctccttttttccttcctgtTCTGTTGTCGACGCGTGGGACAACAGCCCGTGAAAAAACTCCCCGCGCAGTCGAGCACGCTTTGTGTTCTCGAAGGGGTGGAAGGTGTGACTGGTGGAGTGCTCAGTGGCGCGCCAGGGTTTGGGTGTGCACGTGTCTATGAGTCTATCGTTTTCGCTACTGCGCTGGCATGGCAGGATCGCTTACACACAACCCGCTGTCGctgagagaaggggaggaagagggaaagggggcgTACGTTGACGGCAcccagcgagagagagagagagtaggaAAGTAAACAAGAAAAGGATCGGGCTGTAGTGGATGGGCagaggcgagggagaaagTGGCATGACCAACAGGATGGgaggcagcgccacctcctgtTTTTGCCTGTGACAATGTGGTcatctctgcgtgtgtgcgtgtgtgtgcaaacATTGGTGAATAAGAGCAACAGTGCTGAGCGAGCCCGGCGCGCGACGAGGccctgcaccaccgcacctGTTGTCCTCGTGGAGTTGCGACACACAACCCTGAGGCCTTTACTCCCTTCCCAACGCAAACGAAAGAACAGACCGGCTGCGCtggcaaaaagggggggtggGAGGTGGGAGGTGGGAGGTGGGAGGTGGGAGGATCGTGGCGGCAAGACGGCGGACCTGCATGTCCGTGCGCCTGAGGCTGGGTGCGAGTTTCGGTACTTGAGTGATTACAAGGAAGAGGGACGtaaagagcgagaggaacaAACAAGTGACGCTCACTATAAACGAGTGCACAACCGCGTGCATAAGCGCAGGCGTAggggcacagacacacatgcgcagaCAGGCACACAGGGACAGGAGTACCAACTACAAGCAAAGTGCACGGCCAGCACAAGAGCAAGATAGAAAACAGCGAAAGCAAGAGATTGTATAGAACGCGTGAGTGAGCGGCGGGGTGGTGCATGTTGCATTCTCTTcatgtctgtgcgtgcctctTCGACAGGGTTTGATGGGCGCATGCCTCTGCGGCCGATGTGGAGGCCATGcgagggcaagagagagagagagggagtgaagTCGTGGCCACCTTTTTCCATTCACAGCGTAGAGCAAAGCAAAGGGGGAGTAACGCTAAAAATGGGAGAAACAAGATGCACACGCAAGAGAAAGATGGACAGCAGGAGATGCGGGGCCTTTtggtgcgtacgtgtgtgtgtgtgtgtgtgtgggcgagggggcgagggggactACGATGGTgcaggagaaaggggaggttGCGGGTACATCGCAACGTGAACCCAGGCGCGCACATCGCGCagctcttttgctttcttctttACCTGTCGTTGTTCTTCTCTACTCCACTATAAAGTGCAATATGAACTTCTGACTGTCCAGCTTGAGGCCCTCGAAGGGGCGGATGTAGAGCAGTTCCAGCGTGTTATGGCCCTTCATCTTTGTTGTCACTGTCACCATGAAGGAGCCACCGACCCCCACCATCCCACTCGGGGTGGGTGACTGCGTGTACTTGGAAGTCACCTCCAGGTGCTCATCACTGAGCGATTCCATGCCCAGGAAACCAGCGCGTGTCCATGTGTAGCCAGTGGTAGGGTTGCCGTTCAGTACAATCTTGACCGTTTCACCGAGCTTCACCGTCACAGTCTTGTTGTGGTCTTTAACAGTGAGTGGGCTGTGCATCGTTCCttgcagctgtgcgtgtgtgggtgtgtgggtgcgctgcttctgcggctgctggtgctgcgatGTGAGGGGTAGAGGGAACAAGTGAGTGTGTGTTTAGGCTGAGTACTCAAGTAGAGGGCGACTAAAGGGACGTTGTCGATAACACCGAAGAAACAGGAATCCatgaggcggaggagggacaATAATCGCCGTCTCTATATTTTGCtgcagggggagagagcatgtgtgcatgtgtgtgtggaggacCCAAGAGCAGTGTCGTACAGCCACACCAATCAGCTTCGCGAAAGATGGCGAGAACATTTGACAGAATACGTTTTCCTCAATGTATCCATTTTCTACCATACAGCGCGCGAGCTCACACCCTCCACTCTACCCCGGCCTTGTCACAGGCGCCCACTTGTGTGGGCAAAGAAGTCGTAgagacgtgctgcagcaaggCGCCGACGCACAGTCATCGGAGTGCCGCGACTGCCTCCCACTCTGACCACCCACCTCGCTCCGCATGGTCGCCTCAGAGCAGCTCCCAGTGCGCCGGGCGCCCCCTGGTGCACCCCTCGGGGTGGTTCAGGGCTCCCCACCGCAGTAGGtggcgagggccgggtgagatgcACTCGACTgacgctgacactctgccgATCCTATGGGTAGGacaagcgtgctcactgaCGCAGGTTGCTCTGACGAAGCGCCGTCCAGGGCTTGACCGCtgacatccgcagcgatacaccgcTCTaaccctttccctccccacacgcacgtcgtaggtgcttggcccTGTCGCCACCGGAAGCGGTTCGGGGCACTGGCaatgtgtgcgtctgtgtgtgctggaGTGCTGCTTGGGTTCCCTGCAGAGTGCGCACGGGATTCCGATGTCCCGCTCTGAGGCGTCCTCCCCTCACTGGGAGGAGGGGTAACACGTCCAGATAAAAGGGCAACCCCCACCTACCCATACACCTGTGCGCTCAGATATGCCACCCCCATTCATCACTACTTCAGCTTTGAATATCGTAAGTGCGAGAGACTTTCGTTCGTTTTCACCAGCCACACTTTTCCATGTTCGTGCCGAGAAGGGCTCGAGTCGCGGGTGTTAGCGGGAAATAGCCGGCCACGGGGGTGGCACCGCTGGCATCCGCCGACCCCACCGGCGGCAGTGCCAACTCCTTCAGAATCGACTGGCTCGACACGAGCACATAGATGCGCGTGTACGGCGTCGTTGATATCGCCTTGTCTTCAGTGGCatgcctgctgccgctgccccacGCACTAGCTGGCACGTCCGAGCAAGTTGTCGAGCTCCCGTCGAACTCGTAGCCCTCCTTGACAAGGGTGTTTTTCTTGTACTTGAACGTCGACGTCTGCATGGCGTTCTCGGAGACGTCGTGCCCGTTCGACCGCGCCACGGGGGAGCTGACcccgttgtcgtcgtcgctgtctgCCGTCAGATCTTGCATTCGAAGGAACAGCGGAATCGAAGGGGCTGGAAGCATCGCTTGGTTCGCCGTCCCATCACCATTGTACTTCACTTTGCCGGTGAGGAATCCATACAAGTTATCTTGGAGAAAGCGACGCTCTTCGATAAGGGTGAGGGCCTGAGGCCGTGACTGAGGCGGCGTCGAGTTGGAGTTCGTGCTGCCGCATCCGTCCGGGGATGAGTACAGGTGCCGCGACTGCAGGCTCAGCATCGCCATGCCTGCTCGCCCCTCACGTCCTGGCAGCTCCACCCCGTACACGACCGCCTCCTTTACGCTAATGTGCGCTGTGTGGATTGCGTTGAGGGCGTTGGACACCTCAAGCGTGCTGACGTTCTCGCCCTTCCAGCGGAAGGTGTCACCGACGCGGTCGACAAACGTGCAGAAGCCAAAGTGATCCATCCGAATGAGGTCACCAGAGAGGAAATAACAGTCATTCCGGTACGGCCACAGCACATGACGAATGACTTTACCTTCCCGAGCCGCCTTATCCTCTTCCTGgtcggctgctgccgtcaaCCTCGGCTTTGCGCcgcggtcgctgctgccggtgaaGACGCCgtcggcagcaacagcgctgtGGTTCGCCTTATGGTACCCATCAAAGCAGCGGAGCGCGAACAAGTCAAAGCCCTCAATCACCTCTCCCACCACCTCGCCCGCACTGCCGACGGCGCAGTGCGCACAGTATCCCGTATTGGGGTCGCGGTACACTTGCTGCGCTTCCTCGTCGAACCGCAGTACCCGGAATGGGAAGATGGGGAGGTACTGCAGGCTGAGCCACTCGACCGGGTGCGGAAGGCGCGGGATGTGCCCTACAATGCCCGGCAGTCCAAAGAGGTTGAAGAGAAAAATGTTGCCCTCGGTGGAGCTGTAAAACTCAACCGGATGCGCGATGTTCAGGCGGCGCATGCATTCAAGCCAGATGTCCTGGCGCAGCCCATTGCCAAAGGCGTATGGCACGCGCCATGTCGTGCGATTCAGCGCTGCCAACGCATCCATctccgccgtcgtcgtcatcgccgctgtGTCCGTCGCTGCGTGAGCGAAGGTTGGCGTGGGCCGCAGGGGTGGGTTGCTGCGCTCGTACAGCACAGCGTACCGCAGGATCTCGCCGATGTACTGGACAACCGTGACGTGGTAGCGCTGCAGATCCTTGCGGAACTGCGAGGCGCTGAACTTGGAGCGGATAATCATGCGCGCGGTGGGCACGGTGGAGGTGAGGTGGGTATGCCGCGGCGCCCAACGGCTTATCTGCTCCCACGCATGCTGTTGCTTCTCCAGTGCGTGTAGAAGATGACCGAGGCAGAAGACGCTGCCGACGGTGTGATACATGGGCAGACAGTTGTACAGCGTGATGAGGCGGCGCTCGTTTTCGATGGCGGCAAGCTGCGCTGGCGTGTAGCGTCGCTTCTCCACTGCGGCAACGAGGAAGTACTCCAGCTGGAGGGCAGTCGCTAAGGCGTGAAGCCACCACAGGCAGACGCCCCAGATGGAAAGAACGATCACCTTGGCAATGTTGCACGCTCGAAGCGTGAAGTCGAGGGACTCAATGCCGAAGACGCGCGGCACAGCCGAGCAGCCATAATACGCGTTGCTGTCCTCGACACGAGGCTTGTCGGCTTCATTCGTTGCCTTTTCGACCTCCAACTTGCCGGACACGGGCGACCTTGCGagagatgagggagagggagagcaaggctgttgttgctgttgtggcaGCTCAGACGGTAACGCTGTGCCAGCCGCTGCCGGGTGCGCGGTCACGTAGTCTACCTCGCCCATCTGCTGCACAACTGTCTCCGCAATCTTGTCACGGTAGTCCAAGACACGGGAGAGGAAGCCGGTCGCAAAGAAGCGCAGGTGACTGAACCGTGCGGCTTTGGGCAGGCCTGATGTGCCGGAGGTGTAGATAAAGAGGATGGGCTGTGTGTGGTGGAACTGGCAAagcaggcgagagaggaTGGAGGCCATCTTGGTCTTGtactgccgcagctgctgtcggcTCTTGACTGAGCCGGTGACTGTCGTGCAAAGTTCCGCGCTGGCATTCCTGGTGAACGAAGGTTTGCTCAGGGCCAGCAACGTCTTCCACGATGGCGGTGGGCGTGAGAGGATGGCGTGCATgaggaggcgcgcgcgcgggcTGCTGATGAGGTAggtgtggcgcagctcgccTACCGTGAAGGCTGAGGTGGCTTGTGCGCGCAAGAAGAAGGGCTTCACTACATCGTAGAGATCCAGCAGTGGCGTGGATGGCGGGGTCAGAGCATCCTCGCTGGCAGACGCTTCCGTTGCCTTTAGCGAGTTGGCGTCGCCGTAGGCATCTTTGTTGAAGGCCCGCAGAAGATCCTCCATTTCCGTTGCCATAGCGGTGGACATGGGGTGCCCCGCAGCATCGGTGCTACGCCAGAGGTAGATGCGCTTCACTTGAGGCGGCACGTTCAGCTCGAGCTTTGGCGGCACGTTCTCGTTAGCCTTCGCGTTGCCGCTCTTTCGGTtgcaaaagaggaggggcacATAGGCGACGTCGATCACCACCATGACGCTTCCTGAGCACTCGATCGCGTGGTATAGCATGGCGTTGCTCGCCAGATTTGTGTTCAGTAGCGCAGTCCGGCAAGGGCGGTAGGTGCCATGCTCTGCCTTGAGCtgctcgctgttgctgtttcGATAGAGAACGTCGAGGAGGGTGTGCAGCGGCCCACACCGTGCGGCAGCTAGCCACACCGCATTGTACTCCACCGAGTTGGGCAGTATGAGCGCCAGGCAGTCTGCTTCAGTcgtacgcggcggcggcagcagcaccggtgcgGTGGCGTCGACTCTCTTCGACTGCTGGTGTGCTCTTTGTCGGTCTTGCCCTTGGTGAATCCACAAGAGGTCCCACGCGATGGCCTCACTGAGCAGCGTTACGAGAATAACAAAATCGCGGTACGTGATGGTTACTGGGTGCCCGGCAGCCACTAGCGAGGCATACATGGCGTCGGTCTCAGAAAGACGGAAGACGGCGTTCTCCTCGATAGTGTGGCTGCCGCTACTCAGGACCACCatgccggcggcggcctgTGCCCTGCGCTGCTTACAAACAAGAATGTCCTGATACATGAGTCGCTGGAGTAGCCGCACGTCAACCGCTTCGCTGTGAGTGATGGCGGCTAGCGAGTCGAACTTGgccagcagctctgccagGAAAAGTTGCGGGTCGATGGCGCCGCTCGCCTTCGCGCAGGGGGGAGCGGCTCTCCTGGCAGTGGAACCATCTGG is drawn from Leishmania panamensis strain MHOM/PA/94/PSC-1 chromosome 24 sequence and contains these coding sequences:
- the ICP gene encoding inhibitor of cysteine peptidase (TriTrypDB/GeneDB-style sysID: LpmP.24.1740); the protein is MHSPLTVKDHNKTVTVKLGETVKIVLNGNPTTGYTWTRAGFLGMESLSDEHLEVTSKYTQSPTPSGMVGVGGSFMVTVTTKMKGHNTLELLYIRPFEGLKLDSQKFILHFIVE
- a CDS encoding fatty acid transporter protein-like protein (TriTrypDB/GeneDB-style sysID: LpmP.24.1750) encodes the protein MSIVSTEGKSEWYLGTEYAIRTIAAYLQLGFSLGAVQVRRACVPYQLAVYKVKCAWRYSIANAPEDGPVYLDEGCSTRNLAWSPDGSTARRAAPPCAKASGAIDPQLFLAELLAKFDSLAAITHSEAVDVRLLQRLMYQDILVCKQRRAQAAAGMVVLSSGSHTIEENAVFRLSETDAMYASLVAAGHPVTITYRDFVILVTLLSEAIAWDLLWIHQGQDRQRAHQQSKRVDATAPVLLPPPRTTEADCLALILPNSVEYNAVWLAAARCGPLHTLLDVLYRNSNSEQLKAEHGTYRPCRTALLNTNLASNAMLYHAIECSGSVMVVIDVAYVPLLFCNRKSGNAKANENVPPKLELNVPPQVKRIYLWRSTDAAGHPMSTAMATEMEDLLRAFNKDAYGDANSLKATEASASEDALTPPSTPLLDLYDVVKPFFLRAQATSAFTVGELRHTYLISSPRARLLMHAILSRPPPSWKTLLALSKPSFTRNASAELCTTVTGSVKSRQQLRQYKTKMASILSRLLCQFHHTQPILFIYTSGTSGLPKAARFSHLRFFATGFLSRVLDYRDKIAETVVQQMGEVDYVTAHPAAAGTALPSELPQQQQQPCSPSPSSLARSPVSGKLEVEKATNEADKPRVEDSNAYYGCSAVPRVFGIESLDFTLRACNIAKVIVLSIWGVCLWWLHALATALQLEYFLVAAVEKRRYTPAQLAAIENERRLITLYNCLPMYHTVGSVFCLGHLLHALEKQQHAWEQISRWAPRHTHLTSTVPTARMIIRSKFSASQFRKDLQRYHVTVVQYIGEILRYAVLYERSNPPLRPTPTFAHAATDTAAMTTTAEMDALAALNRTTWRVPYAFGNGLRQDIWLECMRRLNIAHPVEFYSSTEGNIFLFNLFGLPGIVGHIPRLPHPVEWLSLQYLPIFPFRVLRFDEEAQQVYRDPNTGYCAHCAVGSAGEVVGEVIEGFDLFALRCFDGYHKANHSAVAADGVFTGSSDRGAKPRLTAAADQEEDKAAREGKVIRHVLWPYRNDCYFLSGDLIRMDHFGFCTFVDRVGDTFRWKGENVSTLEVSNALNAIHTAHISVKEAVVYGVELPGREGRAGMAMLSLQSRHLYSSPDGCGSTNSNSTPPQSRPQALTLIEERRFLQDNLYGFLTGKVKYNGDGTANQAMLPAPSIPLFLRMQDLTADSDDDNGVSSPVARSNGHDVSENAMQTSTFKYKKNTLVKEGYEFDGSSTTCSDVPASAWGSGSRHATEDKAISTTPYTRIYVLVSSQSILKELALPPVGSADASGATPVAGYFPLTPATRALLGTNMEKCGW
- a CDS encoding hypothetical protein (TriTrypDB/GeneDB-style sysID: LpmP.24.1730) — its product is MSLRIGSFAVRCYHDCTNAAAIHAEMKRRHIDAAVVDHAFLFSPLQLAVALFRVEASADALATRVPSTISLLSAEAPSPSSASTDTSLPSSPPQQQQQLAHRLSSSRQIFAALSLSHNLDRILQVLPPGPQTTSVVIIYKYSGSTHPAAVSATDDVRADSVVASAVQDGENLDAIIHACVQVTNSTAQSHTFAPITEPFWTGSAFALADASKVALFYGISESMLLAAQRSMTRLDVRRVCLGTPSQAAQMQLLRWHALEICVTTLLAACTA